Proteins encoded within one genomic window of Ailuropoda melanoleuca isolate Jingjing chromosome 16, ASM200744v2, whole genome shotgun sequence:
- the LOC105236452 gene encoding uncharacterized protein LOC105236452 isoform X1 produces the protein MRDLRGKPHRVVRRRRKARGQGARGQARVHRRSHLESGSRRAQMLREKLWVPWNGLIVIGKRMELMGRNTQKPRMGDPKLDSEFWRPEDAEKMVLKVKSGQSQERMDMKLLHSVASALQASAGLGKNSPKEMGGKQEIRGKIGAESDSAGTTAGSRRGSGFKERLKFTGVGIRGEDLRSRPHTLGQNEELRSSGEKVSGEKLSGEKLRLSGEQLRSSGEKLRSSGEKLRSSGEKLRSSEEKLRSSGEKLSGKKLRSSGEQLRSSGEKLRSSGEKLRSSGEKLSGEQLRSSGEKLRSSGEKLRSSGEKLTSSGEKLSLSEENLRSSGEKGESSGEKLGSSGEDLRSTGDKLQSSAEKLEGSGMGSITEETTERVVVVTGDEKWTKVTDAEMENPFERVEGSNELEGTEETVGVEDVLGGVNDIADESVSMEEKEVTD, from the coding sequence ATGAGGGATCTGCGAGGTAAGCCGCACAGAGTCGTGAGGAGACGCCGCAAGGCCCGCGGCCAGGGCGCCCGAGGCCAGGCCCGGGTCCACAGGCGGTCGCACCTAGAATCGGGAAGCAGACGGGCACAGATGCTGCGAGAAAAATTGTGGGTGCCCTGGAACGGGCTCATTGTGATCGGGAAGAGAATGGAGCTCATGGGTAGAAATACACAAAAGCCTAGGATGGGCGACCCAAAGCTTGACTCTGAGTTCTGGAGACCGGAAGACGCGGAAAAAATGGTCTTGAAAGTGAAGTCAGGCCAGAGTCAGGAAAGGATGGATATGAAGCTACTGCACAGTGTAGCAAGTGCATTACAGGCTTCAGCAGGTTTGGGGAAAAACAGCCCAAAGGAGATGGGGGGAAAGCAAGAAATTAGAGGGAAAATCGGCGCTGAATCCGACAGTGCAGGGACTACAGCAGGGTCTAGGAGGGGGTCTGGCTTTAAAGAGAGGTTGAAATTTACTGGGGTGGGGATCAGAGGAGAGGACTTGAGATCCAGACCACATACACTAGGGCAGAATGAGGAGTTGAGGTCGAGTGGAGAGAAGGTGAGTGGGGAGAAGCTGAGTGGAGAGAAGCTGAGGTTGAGTGGAGAGCAGCTGAGATCAAGTGGAGAGAAGCTGAGGTCAAGTGGAGAGAAGCTGAGGTCAAGTGGAGAGAAGCTAAGGTCAAGTGAAGAAAAGCTGAGGTCAAGTGGAGAAAAGCTGAGTGGAAAGAAGCTAAGATCAAGTGGAGAGCAGTTGAGATCAAGTGGAGAAAAGCTGAGGTCAAGTGGAGAGAAGCTGAGGTCAAGTGGAGAGAAGCTGAGTGGAGAGCAGCTGAGATCAAGTGGAGAGAAGCTGAGGTCAAGTGGAGAGAAGCTGAGGTCAAGTGGAGAGAAGCTGACATCAAGTGGTGAGAAGCTGAGTCTGAGTGAAGAGAACCTGAGGTCAAgtggagagaaaggggaatccaGTGGAGAGAAGTTGGGAAGTAGTGGAGAGGATTTGAGATCCACCGGAGATAAACTGCAGTCAAGTGCAGAGAAGCTGGAGGGTTCAGGAATGGGGAGCATAACTGAGGAGACAACTGAAAGAGTGGTAGTAGTTACTGGTGATGAAAAATGGACTAAAGTTACTGATGCTGAGATGGAAAATCCTTTTGAAAGGGTGGAAGGGAGTAATGAGCTAGAAGGGACTGAGGAAACAGTGGGAGTTGAGGATGTCTTGGGTGGAGTGAATGATATTGCCGATGAATCTGTTTCTATGGAAGAGAAAGAGGTTACAGATTAA
- the LOC105236452 gene encoding uncharacterized protein LOC105236452 isoform X5: MRDLRGKPHRVVRRRRKARGQGARGQARVHRRSHLESGSRRAQMLREKLWVPWNGLIVIGKRMELMGRNTQKPRMGDPKLDSEFWRPEDAEKMVLKVKSGQSQERMDMKLLHSVASALQASAGLGKNSPKEMGGKQEIRGKIGAESDSAGTTAGSRRGSGFKERLKFTGVGIRGEDLRSRPHTLGQNEELRSSGEKVSGEKLSGEKLRLSGEQLRSSGEKLRSSGEKLRSSGEKLSGEQLRSSGEKLRSSGEKLRSSGEKLTSSGEKLSLSEENLRSSGEKGESSGEKLGSSGEDLRSTGDKLQSSAEKLEGSGMGSITEETTERVVVVTGDEKWTKVTDAEMENPFERVEGSNELEGTEETVGVEDVLGGVNDIADESVSMEEKEVTD; this comes from the exons ATGAGGGATCTGCGAGGTAAGCCGCACAGAGTCGTGAGGAGACGCCGCAAGGCCCGCGGCCAGGGCGCCCGAGGCCAGGCCCGGGTCCACAGGCGGTCGCACCTAGAATCGGGAAGCAGACGGGCACAGATGCTGCGAGAAAAATTGTGGGTGCCCTGGAACGGGCTCATTGTGATCGGGAAGAGAATGGAGCTCATGGGTAGAAATACACAAAAGCCTAGGATGGGCGACCCAAAGCTTGACTCTGAGTTCTGGAGACCGGAAGACGCGGAAAAAATGGTCTTGAAAGTGAAGTCAGGCCAGAGTCAGGAAAGGATGGATATGAAGCTACTGCACAGTGTAGCAAGTGCATTACAGGCTTCAGCAGGTTTGGGGAAAAACAGCCCAAAGGAGATGGGGGGAAAGCAAGAAATTAGAGGGAAAATCGGCGCTGAATCCGACAGTGCAGGGACTACAGCAGGGTCTAGGAGGGGGTCTGGCTTTAAAGAGAGGTTGAAATTTACTGGGGTGGGGATCAGAGGAGAGGACTTGAGATCCAGACCACATACACTAGGGCAGAATGAGGAGTTGAGGTCGAGTGGAGAGAAGGTGAGTGGGGAGAAGCTGAGTGGAGAGAAGCTGAGGTTGAGTGGAGAGCAGCTGAGATCAAGTGGAGAGAAGCTGAG GTCAAGTGGAGAGAAGCTGAGGTCAAGTGGAGAGAAGCTGAGTGGAGAGCAGCTGAGATCAAGTGGAGAGAAGCTGAGGTCAAGTGGAGAGAAGCTGAGGTCAAGTGGAGAGAAGCTGACATCAAGTGGTGAGAAGCTGAGTCTGAGTGAAGAGAACCTGAGGTCAAgtggagagaaaggggaatccaGTGGAGAGAAGTTGGGAAGTAGTGGAGAGGATTTGAGATCCACCGGAGATAAACTGCAGTCAAGTGCAGAGAAGCTGGAGGGTTCAGGAATGGGGAGCATAACTGAGGAGACAACTGAAAGAGTGGTAGTAGTTACTGGTGATGAAAAATGGACTAAAGTTACTGATGCTGAGATGGAAAATCCTTTTGAAAGGGTGGAAGGGAGTAATGAGCTAGAAGGGACTGAGGAAACAGTGGGAGTTGAGGATGTCTTGGGTGGAGTGAATGATATTGCCGATGAATCTGTTTCTATGGAAGAGAAAGAGGTTACAGATTAA
- the LOC105236452 gene encoding uncharacterized protein LOC105236452 isoform X4, with protein MRDLRGKPHRVVRRRRKARGQGARGQARVHRRSHLESGSRRAQMLREKLWVPWNGLIVIGKRMELMGRNTQKPRMGDPKLDSEFWRPEDAEKMVLKVKSGQSQERMDMKLLHSVASALQASAGLGKNSPKEMGGKQEIRGKIGAESDSAGTTAGSRRGSGFKERLKFTGVGIRGEDLRSRPHTLGQNEELRSSGEKVSGEKLSGEKLRLSGEQLRSSGEKLRSSGEKLRSSGEKLRSSEEKLRSSGEKLSGKKLRSSGEQLRSSGEKLRSSGEKLRSSGEKLTSSGEKLSLSEENLRSSGEKGESSGEKLGSSGEDLRSTGDKLQSSAEKLEGSGMGSITEETTERVVVVTGDEKWTKVTDAEMENPFERVEGSNELEGTEETVGVEDVLGGVNDIADESVSMEEKEVTD; from the exons ATGAGGGATCTGCGAGGTAAGCCGCACAGAGTCGTGAGGAGACGCCGCAAGGCCCGCGGCCAGGGCGCCCGAGGCCAGGCCCGGGTCCACAGGCGGTCGCACCTAGAATCGGGAAGCAGACGGGCACAGATGCTGCGAGAAAAATTGTGGGTGCCCTGGAACGGGCTCATTGTGATCGGGAAGAGAATGGAGCTCATGGGTAGAAATACACAAAAGCCTAGGATGGGCGACCCAAAGCTTGACTCTGAGTTCTGGAGACCGGAAGACGCGGAAAAAATGGTCTTGAAAGTGAAGTCAGGCCAGAGTCAGGAAAGGATGGATATGAAGCTACTGCACAGTGTAGCAAGTGCATTACAGGCTTCAGCAGGTTTGGGGAAAAACAGCCCAAAGGAGATGGGGGGAAAGCAAGAAATTAGAGGGAAAATCGGCGCTGAATCCGACAGTGCAGGGACTACAGCAGGGTCTAGGAGGGGGTCTGGCTTTAAAGAGAGGTTGAAATTTACTGGGGTGGGGATCAGAGGAGAGGACTTGAGATCCAGACCACATACACTAGGGCAGAATGAGGAGTTGAGGTCGAGTGGAGAGAAGGTGAGTGGGGAGAAGCTGAGTGGAGAGAAGCTGAGGTTGAGTGGAGAGCAGCTGAGATCAAGTGGAGAGAAGCTGAGGTCAAGTGGAGAGAAGCTGAGGTCAAGTGGAGAGAAGCTAAGGTCAAGTGAAGAAAAGCTGAGGTCAAGTGGAGAAAAGCTGAGTGGAAAGAAGCTAAGATCAAGTGGAGAGCAGTTGAGATCAAGTGGAGAAAAGCTGAG GTCAAGTGGAGAGAAGCTGAGGTCAAGTGGAGAGAAGCTGACATCAAGTGGTGAGAAGCTGAGTCTGAGTGAAGAGAACCTGAGGTCAAgtggagagaaaggggaatccaGTGGAGAGAAGTTGGGAAGTAGTGGAGAGGATTTGAGATCCACCGGAGATAAACTGCAGTCAAGTGCAGAGAAGCTGGAGGGTTCAGGAATGGGGAGCATAACTGAGGAGACAACTGAAAGAGTGGTAGTAGTTACTGGTGATGAAAAATGGACTAAAGTTACTGATGCTGAGATGGAAAATCCTTTTGAAAGGGTGGAAGGGAGTAATGAGCTAGAAGGGACTGAGGAAACAGTGGGAGTTGAGGATGTCTTGGGTGGAGTGAATGATATTGCCGATGAATCTGTTTCTATGGAAGAGAAAGAGGTTACAGATTAA
- the LOC105236452 gene encoding uncharacterized protein LOC105236452 isoform X3, translated as MRDLRGKPHRVVRRRRKARGQGARGQARVHRRSHLESGSRRAQMLREKLWVPWNGLIVIGKRMELMGRNTQKPRMGDPKLDSEFWRPEDAEKMVLKVKSGQSQERMDMKLLHSVASALQASAGLGKNSPKEMGGKQEIRGKIGAESDSAGTTAGSRRGSGFKERLKFTGVGIRGEDLRSRPHTLGQNEELRSSGEKVSGEKLSGEKLRLSGEQLRSSGEKLRSSGEKLRSSGEKLRSSEEKLRSSGEKLSGKKLRSSGEQLRSSGEKLRSSGEKLRSSGEKLTSSGEKLSLSEENLRSSGEKGESSGEKLGSSGEDLRSTGDKLQSSAEKLEGSGMGSITEETTERVVVVTGDEKWTKVTDAEMENPFERVEGSNELEGTEETVGVEDVLGGVNDIADESVSMEEKEVTD; from the exons ATGAGGGATCTGCGAGGTAAGCCGCACAGAGTCGTGAGGAGACGCCGCAAGGCCCGCGGCCAGGGCGCCCGAGGCCAGGCCCGGGTCCACAGGCGGTCGCACCTAGAATCGGGAAGCAGACGGGCACAGATGCTGCGAGAAAAATTGTGGGTGCCCTGGAACGGGCTCATTGTGATCGGGAAGAGAATGGAGCTCATGGGTAGAAATACACAAAAGCCTAGGATGGGCGACCCAAAGCTTGACTCTGAGTTCTGGAGACCGGAAGACGCGGAAAAAATGGTCTTGAAAGTGAAGTCAGGCCAGAGTCAGGAAAGGATGGATATGAAGCTACTGCACAGTGTAGCAAGTGCATTACAGGCTTCAGCAGGTTTGGGGAAAAACAGCCCAAAGGAGATGGGGGGAAAGCAAGAAATTAGAGGGAAAATCGGCGCTGAATCCGACAGTGCAGGGACTACAGCAGGGTCTAGGAGGGGGTCTGGCTTTAAAGAGAGGTTGAAATTTACTGGGGTGGGGATCAGAGGAGAGGACTTGAGATCCAGACCACATACACTAGGGCAGAATGAGGAGTTGAGGTCGAGTGGAGAGAAGGTGAGTGGGGAGAAGCTGAGTGGAGAGAAGCTGAGGTTGAGTGGAGAGCAGCTGAGATCAAGTGGAGAGAAGCTGAGGTCAAGTGGAGAGAAGCTGAGGTCAAGTGGAGAGAAGCTAAGGTCAAGTGAAGAAAAGCTGAGGTCAAGTGGAGAAAAGCTGAGTGGAAAGAAGCTAAGATCAAGTGGAGAGCAGTTGAGATCAAGTGGAGAAAAGCTGAGGTCAA GTGGAGAGAAGCTGAGGTCAAGTGGAGAGAAGCTGACATCAAGTGGTGAGAAGCTGAGTCTGAGTGAAGAGAACCTGAGGTCAAgtggagagaaaggggaatccaGTGGAGAGAAGTTGGGAAGTAGTGGAGAGGATTTGAGATCCACCGGAGATAAACTGCAGTCAAGTGCAGAGAAGCTGGAGGGTTCAGGAATGGGGAGCATAACTGAGGAGACAACTGAAAGAGTGGTAGTAGTTACTGGTGATGAAAAATGGACTAAAGTTACTGATGCTGAGATGGAAAATCCTTTTGAAAGGGTGGAAGGGAGTAATGAGCTAGAAGGGACTGAGGAAACAGTGGGAGTTGAGGATGTCTTGGGTGGAGTGAATGATATTGCCGATGAATCTGTTTCTATGGAAGAGAAAGAGGTTACAGATTAA
- the LOC105236452 gene encoding uncharacterized protein LOC105236452 isoform X2 gives MRDLRGKPHRVVRRRRKARGQGARGQARVHRRSHLESGSRRAQMLREKLWVPWNGLIVIGKRMELMGRNTQKPRMGDPKLDSEFWRPEDAEKMVLKVKSGQSQERMDMKLLHSVASALQASAGLGKNSPKEMGGKQEIRGKIGAESDSAGTTAGSRRGSGFKERLKFTGVGIRGEDLRSRPHTLGQNEELRSSGEKVSGEKLSGEKLRLSGEQLRSSGEKLRSSGEKLRSSGEKLRSSEEKLRSSGEKLSGKKLRSSGEQLRSSGEKLRSSGEKLRSSGEKLRSSGEKLTSSGEKLSLSEENLRSSGEKGESSGEKLGSSGEDLRSTGDKLQSSAEKLEGSGMGSITEETTERVVVVTGDEKWTKVTDAEMENPFERVEGSNELEGTEETVGVEDVLGGVNDIADESVSMEEKEVTD, from the exons ATGAGGGATCTGCGAGGTAAGCCGCACAGAGTCGTGAGGAGACGCCGCAAGGCCCGCGGCCAGGGCGCCCGAGGCCAGGCCCGGGTCCACAGGCGGTCGCACCTAGAATCGGGAAGCAGACGGGCACAGATGCTGCGAGAAAAATTGTGGGTGCCCTGGAACGGGCTCATTGTGATCGGGAAGAGAATGGAGCTCATGGGTAGAAATACACAAAAGCCTAGGATGGGCGACCCAAAGCTTGACTCTGAGTTCTGGAGACCGGAAGACGCGGAAAAAATGGTCTTGAAAGTGAAGTCAGGCCAGAGTCAGGAAAGGATGGATATGAAGCTACTGCACAGTGTAGCAAGTGCATTACAGGCTTCAGCAGGTTTGGGGAAAAACAGCCCAAAGGAGATGGGGGGAAAGCAAGAAATTAGAGGGAAAATCGGCGCTGAATCCGACAGTGCAGGGACTACAGCAGGGTCTAGGAGGGGGTCTGGCTTTAAAGAGAGGTTGAAATTTACTGGGGTGGGGATCAGAGGAGAGGACTTGAGATCCAGACCACATACACTAGGGCAGAATGAGGAGTTGAGGTCGAGTGGAGAGAAGGTGAGTGGGGAGAAGCTGAGTGGAGAGAAGCTGAGGTTGAGTGGAGAGCAGCTGAGATCAAGTGGAGAGAAGCTGAGGTCAAGTGGAGAGAAGCTGAGGTCAAGTGGAGAGAAGCTAAGGTCAAGTGAAGAAAAGCTGAGGTCAAGTGGAGAAAAGCTGAGTGGAAAGAAGCTAAGATCAAGTGGAGAGCAGTTGAGATCAAGTGGAGAAAAGCTGAGGTCAAGTGGAGAGAAGCTGAG GTCAAGTGGAGAGAAGCTGAGGTCAAGTGGAGAGAAGCTGACATCAAGTGGTGAGAAGCTGAGTCTGAGTGAAGAGAACCTGAGGTCAAgtggagagaaaggggaatccaGTGGAGAGAAGTTGGGAAGTAGTGGAGAGGATTTGAGATCCACCGGAGATAAACTGCAGTCAAGTGCAGAGAAGCTGGAGGGTTCAGGAATGGGGAGCATAACTGAGGAGACAACTGAAAGAGTGGTAGTAGTTACTGGTGATGAAAAATGGACTAAAGTTACTGATGCTGAGATGGAAAATCCTTTTGAAAGGGTGGAAGGGAGTAATGAGCTAGAAGGGACTGAGGAAACAGTGGGAGTTGAGGATGTCTTGGGTGGAGTGAATGATATTGCCGATGAATCTGTTTCTATGGAAGAGAAAGAGGTTACAGATTAA